Genomic window (Anaerolineae bacterium):
GATGGTGCTGTTCAGCGCAGTGGGCACCGGCGCTACCGCCCTGATCGCCCGCATGGTGGGGGCAGGGGATATGGACACTGCCAATCGGGTCCTGCGGCAGGCCATGCTCCTGGCACTGGCGGTTGGGGCGGTGATGACTGCCGCCATCGAGATCTGGGCCGAGCCGGCCATGGTGCTCATGGGCGCGGACGCGGAGACGGTGGGGCTGGGGGTCACATTCCTGACCATCGCCGGCTCGGCATACGTGTTTTCCGCGCTCATGTTCATTGGCAATGCCTGCCTGCGCGGCGCCGGCGACACCCGCACTCCCCTGTGGGTGATGCTCATCGTCAACGGCATCAACATCGTGGTGGCCTGGGTGCTGGTGAACGGCGTGCTGGGGTTCCCCCGCCTGGGGGTTGCCGGCTCCGCCACAGGTGCCATGTTGGGCCGGCTGGTGGGCGGACTGCTGGTGGTCTTCCTGCTGTGGCGTGGGCGCAGTGGGCTGTGCCTGCGTTCCGGCCGGCTGGCCCTCGACGTTTCGCTGGTGCGGCGCATCCTGCGGGTGGGCGTGCCCACCGGCGTGGAGCAGTTGATCTTCCGCTTGGGCATGATGTCCTATGTCCGCGTGGTGGCCGCGCTGGGCACCATTGCCTATGCCGCCCATCAGGTGGCCATCAATGCCGAATCGCTGTCCTATATGCCGGGCTTTGGCTTTGCGGTGGCCGCCACGACGCTGGTGGGCCAGGGGCTGGGGGCGAGGGACCCGGAGCGCGCCGAGCGGGATGGCTTCATCGCCTTTGCCATCGGCGCCGGCATTATGACCATCATGGGTATCTGCTTCATTATCTTCGCCCGCCCCATCGTCAGCTTCTTCACCAGTGAGGCGGAGGTGATCGCCGCCGGCGCCGGCCCTCTGCGGCTGGTGGGCTTCTCGCAGTTGTTCCTGGCCTCATCCATGATTTTCGCCGGCGCCCTGCGCGGGGCCGGCGATACCCGTGCTCCCATGCTCATCAACGGCGCCAGCGTCTGGGGAGTGCGCGTTCCGCTGGCCCTGCT
Coding sequences:
- a CDS encoding MATE family efflux transporter; this encodes MRPFALGHVRRGLPAAGESTWSRVPYVLKLALPSAGEQLLSMLVGLVDTFLVGHLGAAPLAAVGLANQWIMFAMVLFSAVGTGATALIARMVGAGDMDTANRVLRQAMLLALAVGAVMTAAIEIWAEPAMVLMGADAETVGLGVTFLTIAGSAYVFSALMFIGNACLRGAGDTRTPLWVMLIVNGINIVVAWVLVNGVLGFPRLGVAGSATGAMLGRLVGGLLVVFLLWRGRSGLCLRSGRLALDVSLVRRILRVGVPTGVEQLIFRLGMMSYVRVVAALGTIAYAAHQVAINAESLSYMPGFGFAVAATTLVGQGLGARDPERAERDGFIAFAIGAGIMTIMGICFIIFARPIVSFFTSEAEVIAAGAGPLRLVGFSQLFLASSMIFAGALRGAGDTRAPMLINGASVWGVRVPLALLFTQVLGAGLIGAWIAMVIDLGIRGTLMFTRFQAGKWKTVEV